A window of Phycodurus eques isolate BA_2022a chromosome 5, UOR_Pequ_1.1, whole genome shotgun sequence contains these coding sequences:
- the srpk2 gene encoding SRSF protein kinase 2 isoform X3, with amino-acid sequence MSVNSEKSSSPERPETQQKASASVPPPPPPPPPPPEPAGPPEPEEEILGSDDEEQEDPADYCKGGYHPVKIGDLFNGRYHVIRKLGWGHFSTVWLCWDIQVKNFVAMKVVKSAQHYTETALDEIKLLRCVRESDPADPNKDMVVQLIDDFKISGINGIHVCMVFEVLGHHLLKWIIKSNYQGLPLPCVKSIIKQVLQGLDYLHSKCKIIHTDIKPENILMCVDDTFVRRMAMEATEWQKAGAPPPSGSAVSTAPQLKPVSTTDVGKISKNKKKKLKKKQKRQAELLEKRMLEIEALEREAEKKDERANEEGDEVDEEEEGANEDDAPEQPKREQLSTPTSALPQLTLLGPSMALGESDEDDDDEEEDGEEEEEEGGERPTRLTNHTCAAHNEEPGEEEESSRIIDDEQEDEEPTPVAEKDTPIPPGNGDFTQTEEREGEEEEALKGSELEEETRERVNDEEKENDLEEKETEEEKEDEEEEEEAEDDDDTTTTDLLKYNSSPVKMHPNKTNEPKTNGHVLLASEGPDAHLLPTPEPHLCPLVESELSYTDRDLSLSSGYEMFNGEAGEPGLTNGSGERPRGTVALFPELPLDPEPGSPVSGGTGDTGGGKSPDSPAADRSRTVSSSSTGDTPKARARAADLLINPLDPHNAESIRVKIADLGNACWVHKHFTEDIQTRQYRSIEVLIGAGYSTPADIWSTACMAFELATGDYLFEPHSGEDYSRDEDHIAHIIELLGCIPRHFALSGKYSREFFNRRDHIALISELLGKVPRKVYAAGRYSREFFSKKGELRHITKLKPWSLFDVLVEKYGWAHEDASHFTQFLLPMLEMVPEKRASAGECLNHAWLNS; translated from the exons GCCTGAGACGCAGCAGAAAGCCTCGGCGAGCGTACCCCCTCCCCCGCCACCCCCTCCGCCTCCCCCGGAGCCGGCGGGGCCCCCGGAGCCGGAGGAGGAGATCCTGGGCTCCGACGATGAGGAGCAGGAGGACCCAGCGGACTACTGCAAAG GAGGCTACCATCCGGTCAAGATCGGGGATTTGTTCAACGGGAGGTACCATGTGATAAGGAAGTTGGGGTGGGGCCATTTCTCTACAGTATGGCTGTGCTGGGACATCCA agTGAAGAACTTCGTGGCGATGAAGGTGGTGAAGAGCGCCCAGCATTACACCGAGACGGCCTTGGATGAGATCAAGCTGCTGCGATGT GTGAGGGAGAGCGACCCCGCCGACCCCAACAAAGACATGGTGGTCCAGCTCATAGATGACTTTAAGATCTCCGGCATCAATGGAATTC ATGTGTGTATGGTGTTTGAAGTGCTGGGTCACCATCTGCTCAAATGGATCATAAAGTCCAACTACCAAGGTCTGCCACTGCCGTGCGTCAAGAGCATCATCAAACAG GTCTTGCAGGGGCTGGACTACCTGCACTCCAAATGCAAAATCATCCACACAGACATAAAGCCTGAGAACATCCTGATGTGCGTGGACGACACGTTTGTGAGGCGCATGGCCATGGAGGCCACCGAGTGGCAGAAAGCTGGAGCGCCGCCCCCTTCCGGGTCGGCAG ttagCACAGCCCCGCAGCTCAAACCGGTGAGTACGACTGAT GTGGGAAAGATCTccaagaacaagaagaagaagctgaagaagaagcagaagcgTCAGGCTGAGCTGCTGGAGAAGAGGATGCTGGAGATTGAAGCCCTGGAGAGGGAAGCTGAGAAGAAGGACGAGCGAGCCAACGAAGAGGGCGACGAGgtagatgaagaggaggagggggcgaATGAAGACGATGCGCCGGAGCAGCCGAAGCGGGAGCAGCTGTCCACGCCGACCTCGGCGCTTCCTCAATTGACGCTGCTGGGCCCCAGCATGGCCCTAGGAGAGAGcgatgaggacgacgacgatgaggaggaggacggcgaagaggaggaggaggaaggtggCGAGAGGCCCACCAGGTTGACCAATCATACAT GTGCAGCGCACAACGAGGAGcccggcgaggaggaggagtctTCCCGCATTATCGACGATGAACAAGAGGACGAGGAGCCCACGCCCGTGGCCGAGAAAGACACCCCCATCCCTCCCGGTAATGGAGATTTCACACAGACGGAGGAGCGggagggggaggaagaggaggcactGAAAGGATCGGAGTTGGAAGAGGAGACAAGGGAGAGAGTCAACGACGAGGAGAAAGAAAATGATCTTGAGGAGAAGGAAACagaagaagagaaggaagatgaagaagaagaggaggaagcagaggaTGACGACgacaccaccaccaccgacCTCCTCAAATACAACAGCTCCCCCGTCAAGATGCACCCCAATAAAACCAACGAGCCCAAAACCAACGGCCACGTCCTTCTGGCTTCAGAGGGGCCAGACGCCCACCTGCTCCCCACACCTGAGCCTCACCTTTGCCCCCTGGTGGAGTCTGAGCTCAGCTACACCGACAGGGATCTCTCGCTCAGCTCTGGCTACGAGATGTTCAACGGCGAGGCGGGCGAGCCGGGACTCACCAACGGCTCGGGCGAGCGCCCGAGGGGCACCGTGGCGCTCTTTCCAGAGTTGCCTCTGGATCCGGAGCCTGGAAGTCCCGTAAGCGGGGGGACGGGCGACACTGGAGGGGGGAAGTCGCCCGACAGCCCCGCGGCAGACCGCAGCCGCACCGTATCGTCATCCAGCACGGGCGACACGCCTAAAG CGCGAGCCCGAGCTGCAGACCTCCTGATCAACCCACTTGACCCCCACAACGCCGAATCTATCCGAGTGAAAATAGCTGACCTTGGAAATGCCTGCTGGGTG CACAAGCACTTTACGGAGGACATCCAGACGAGACAGTACCGCTCCATCGAAGTGCTGATAGGAGCTGGTTACAGCACTCCTGCCGACATTTGGAGCACCGCCTGCATG GCCTTTGAGCTGGCCACGGGGGACTACCTGTTCGAGCCCCATTCTGGCGAGGACTACTCGAGGGATGAGG ACCACATAGCCCACATCATAGAACTTCTGGGCTGTATCCCAAGGCACTTTGCGCTCTCCGGAAAATATTCCCGAGAGTTCTTCAACAGAAGAG ACCACATCGCTCTGATCTCGGAGCTCCTCGGGAAGGTCCCACGCAAAGTGTACGCTGCCGGGAGGTACAGccgagagtttttctccaagaAAG GCGAGCTGCGGCACATCACCAAGCTGAAGCCGTGGTCTCTGTTCGACGTGCTGGTGGAGAAGTATGGCTGGGCTCACGAGGACGCCAGCCACTTCACCCAATTCCTGCTGCCCATGCTGGAGATGGTGCCTGAGAAGAGGGCGTCTGCGGGCGAATGCCTCAACCACGCGTGGCTTAACTCGTAG
- the srpk2 gene encoding SRSF protein kinase 2 isoform X1, with protein MISRKVLAMQSRKRRLKGKKEKPGHHRRPETQQKASASVPPPPPPPPPPPEPAGPPEPEEEILGSDDEEQEDPADYCKGGYHPVKIGDLFNGRYHVIRKLGWGHFSTVWLCWDIQVKNFVAMKVVKSAQHYTETALDEIKLLRCVRESDPADPNKDMVVQLIDDFKISGINGIHVCMVFEVLGHHLLKWIIKSNYQGLPLPCVKSIIKQVLQGLDYLHSKCKIIHTDIKPENILMCVDDTFVRRMAMEATEWQKAGAPPPSGSAVSTAPQLKPVSTTDVGKISKNKKKKLKKKQKRQAELLEKRMLEIEALEREAEKKDERANEEGDEVDEEEEGANEDDAPEQPKREQLSTPTSALPQLTLLGPSMALGESDEDDDDEEEDGEEEEEEGGERPTRLTNHTCAAHNEEPGEEEESSRIIDDEQEDEEPTPVAEKDTPIPPGNGDFTQTEEREGEEEEALKGSELEEETRERVNDEEKENDLEEKETEEEKEDEEEEEEAEDDDDTTTTDLLKYNSSPVKMHPNKTNEPKTNGHVLLASEGPDAHLLPTPEPHLCPLVESELSYTDRDLSLSSGYEMFNGEAGEPGLTNGSGERPRGTVALFPELPLDPEPGSPVSGGTGDTGGGKSPDSPAADRSRTVSSSSTGDTPKARARAADLLINPLDPHNAESIRVKIADLGNACWVHKHFTEDIQTRQYRSIEVLIGAGYSTPADIWSTACMAFELATGDYLFEPHSGEDYSRDEDHIAHIIELLGCIPRHFALSGKYSREFFNRRDHIALISELLGKVPRKVYAAGRYSREFFSKKGELRHITKLKPWSLFDVLVEKYGWAHEDASHFTQFLLPMLEMVPEKRASAGECLNHAWLNS; from the exons GCCTGAGACGCAGCAGAAAGCCTCGGCGAGCGTACCCCCTCCCCCGCCACCCCCTCCGCCTCCCCCGGAGCCGGCGGGGCCCCCGGAGCCGGAGGAGGAGATCCTGGGCTCCGACGATGAGGAGCAGGAGGACCCAGCGGACTACTGCAAAG GAGGCTACCATCCGGTCAAGATCGGGGATTTGTTCAACGGGAGGTACCATGTGATAAGGAAGTTGGGGTGGGGCCATTTCTCTACAGTATGGCTGTGCTGGGACATCCA agTGAAGAACTTCGTGGCGATGAAGGTGGTGAAGAGCGCCCAGCATTACACCGAGACGGCCTTGGATGAGATCAAGCTGCTGCGATGT GTGAGGGAGAGCGACCCCGCCGACCCCAACAAAGACATGGTGGTCCAGCTCATAGATGACTTTAAGATCTCCGGCATCAATGGAATTC ATGTGTGTATGGTGTTTGAAGTGCTGGGTCACCATCTGCTCAAATGGATCATAAAGTCCAACTACCAAGGTCTGCCACTGCCGTGCGTCAAGAGCATCATCAAACAG GTCTTGCAGGGGCTGGACTACCTGCACTCCAAATGCAAAATCATCCACACAGACATAAAGCCTGAGAACATCCTGATGTGCGTGGACGACACGTTTGTGAGGCGCATGGCCATGGAGGCCACCGAGTGGCAGAAAGCTGGAGCGCCGCCCCCTTCCGGGTCGGCAG ttagCACAGCCCCGCAGCTCAAACCGGTGAGTACGACTGAT GTGGGAAAGATCTccaagaacaagaagaagaagctgaagaagaagcagaagcgTCAGGCTGAGCTGCTGGAGAAGAGGATGCTGGAGATTGAAGCCCTGGAGAGGGAAGCTGAGAAGAAGGACGAGCGAGCCAACGAAGAGGGCGACGAGgtagatgaagaggaggagggggcgaATGAAGACGATGCGCCGGAGCAGCCGAAGCGGGAGCAGCTGTCCACGCCGACCTCGGCGCTTCCTCAATTGACGCTGCTGGGCCCCAGCATGGCCCTAGGAGAGAGcgatgaggacgacgacgatgaggaggaggacggcgaagaggaggaggaggaaggtggCGAGAGGCCCACCAGGTTGACCAATCATACAT GTGCAGCGCACAACGAGGAGcccggcgaggaggaggagtctTCCCGCATTATCGACGATGAACAAGAGGACGAGGAGCCCACGCCCGTGGCCGAGAAAGACACCCCCATCCCTCCCGGTAATGGAGATTTCACACAGACGGAGGAGCGggagggggaggaagaggaggcactGAAAGGATCGGAGTTGGAAGAGGAGACAAGGGAGAGAGTCAACGACGAGGAGAAAGAAAATGATCTTGAGGAGAAGGAAACagaagaagagaaggaagatgaagaagaagaggaggaagcagaggaTGACGACgacaccaccaccaccgacCTCCTCAAATACAACAGCTCCCCCGTCAAGATGCACCCCAATAAAACCAACGAGCCCAAAACCAACGGCCACGTCCTTCTGGCTTCAGAGGGGCCAGACGCCCACCTGCTCCCCACACCTGAGCCTCACCTTTGCCCCCTGGTGGAGTCTGAGCTCAGCTACACCGACAGGGATCTCTCGCTCAGCTCTGGCTACGAGATGTTCAACGGCGAGGCGGGCGAGCCGGGACTCACCAACGGCTCGGGCGAGCGCCCGAGGGGCACCGTGGCGCTCTTTCCAGAGTTGCCTCTGGATCCGGAGCCTGGAAGTCCCGTAAGCGGGGGGACGGGCGACACTGGAGGGGGGAAGTCGCCCGACAGCCCCGCGGCAGACCGCAGCCGCACCGTATCGTCATCCAGCACGGGCGACACGCCTAAAG CGCGAGCCCGAGCTGCAGACCTCCTGATCAACCCACTTGACCCCCACAACGCCGAATCTATCCGAGTGAAAATAGCTGACCTTGGAAATGCCTGCTGGGTG CACAAGCACTTTACGGAGGACATCCAGACGAGACAGTACCGCTCCATCGAAGTGCTGATAGGAGCTGGTTACAGCACTCCTGCCGACATTTGGAGCACCGCCTGCATG GCCTTTGAGCTGGCCACGGGGGACTACCTGTTCGAGCCCCATTCTGGCGAGGACTACTCGAGGGATGAGG ACCACATAGCCCACATCATAGAACTTCTGGGCTGTATCCCAAGGCACTTTGCGCTCTCCGGAAAATATTCCCGAGAGTTCTTCAACAGAAGAG ACCACATCGCTCTGATCTCGGAGCTCCTCGGGAAGGTCCCACGCAAAGTGTACGCTGCCGGGAGGTACAGccgagagtttttctccaagaAAG GCGAGCTGCGGCACATCACCAAGCTGAAGCCGTGGTCTCTGTTCGACGTGCTGGTGGAGAAGTATGGCTGGGCTCACGAGGACGCCAGCCACTTCACCCAATTCCTGCTGCCCATGCTGGAGATGGTGCCTGAGAAGAGGGCGTCTGCGGGCGAATGCCTCAACCACGCGTGGCTTAACTCGTAG
- the srpk2 gene encoding SRSF protein kinase 2 isoform X5: MISRKVLAMQSRKRRLKGKKEKPGHHRRPETQQKASASVPPPPPPPPPPPEPAGPPEPEEEILGSDDEEQEDPADYCKGGYHPVKIGDLFNGRYHVIRKLGWGHFSTVWLCWDIQVKNFVAMKVVKSAQHYTETALDEIKLLRCVRESDPADPNKDMVVQLIDDFKISGINGIHVCMVFEVLGHHLLKWIIKSNYQGLPLPCVKSIIKQVLQGLDYLHSKCKIIHTDIKPENILMCVDDTFVRRMAMEATEWQKAGAPPPSGSAVSTAPQLKPVSTTDVGKISKNKKKKLKKKQKRQAELLEKRMLEIEALEREAEKKDERANEEGDEVDEEEEGANEDDAPEQPKREQLSTPTSALPQLTLLGPSMALGESDEDDDDEEEDGEEEEEEGGERPTRLTNHTCAAHNEEPGEEEESSRIIDDEQEDEEPTPVAEKDTPIPPGNGDFTQTEEREGEEEEALKGSELEEETRERVNDEEKENDLEEKETEEEKEDEEEEEEAEDDDDTTTTDLLKYNSSPVKMHPNKTNEPKTNGHVLLASEGPDAHLLPTPEPHLCPLVESELSYTDRDLSLSSGYEMFNGEAGEPGLTNGSGERPRGTVALFPELPLDPEPGSPVSGGTGDTGGGKSPDSPAADRSRTVSSSSTGDTPKARARAADLLINPLDPHNAESIRVKIADLGNACWVHKHFTEDIQTRQYRSIEVLIGAGYSTPADIWSTACMAFELATGDYLFEPHSGEDYSRDEDHIAHIIELLGCIPRHFALSGKYSREFFNRRGELRHITKLKPWSLFDVLVEKYGWAHEDASHFTQFLLPMLEMVPEKRASAGECLNHAWLNS; encoded by the exons GCCTGAGACGCAGCAGAAAGCCTCGGCGAGCGTACCCCCTCCCCCGCCACCCCCTCCGCCTCCCCCGGAGCCGGCGGGGCCCCCGGAGCCGGAGGAGGAGATCCTGGGCTCCGACGATGAGGAGCAGGAGGACCCAGCGGACTACTGCAAAG GAGGCTACCATCCGGTCAAGATCGGGGATTTGTTCAACGGGAGGTACCATGTGATAAGGAAGTTGGGGTGGGGCCATTTCTCTACAGTATGGCTGTGCTGGGACATCCA agTGAAGAACTTCGTGGCGATGAAGGTGGTGAAGAGCGCCCAGCATTACACCGAGACGGCCTTGGATGAGATCAAGCTGCTGCGATGT GTGAGGGAGAGCGACCCCGCCGACCCCAACAAAGACATGGTGGTCCAGCTCATAGATGACTTTAAGATCTCCGGCATCAATGGAATTC ATGTGTGTATGGTGTTTGAAGTGCTGGGTCACCATCTGCTCAAATGGATCATAAAGTCCAACTACCAAGGTCTGCCACTGCCGTGCGTCAAGAGCATCATCAAACAG GTCTTGCAGGGGCTGGACTACCTGCACTCCAAATGCAAAATCATCCACACAGACATAAAGCCTGAGAACATCCTGATGTGCGTGGACGACACGTTTGTGAGGCGCATGGCCATGGAGGCCACCGAGTGGCAGAAAGCTGGAGCGCCGCCCCCTTCCGGGTCGGCAG ttagCACAGCCCCGCAGCTCAAACCGGTGAGTACGACTGAT GTGGGAAAGATCTccaagaacaagaagaagaagctgaagaagaagcagaagcgTCAGGCTGAGCTGCTGGAGAAGAGGATGCTGGAGATTGAAGCCCTGGAGAGGGAAGCTGAGAAGAAGGACGAGCGAGCCAACGAAGAGGGCGACGAGgtagatgaagaggaggagggggcgaATGAAGACGATGCGCCGGAGCAGCCGAAGCGGGAGCAGCTGTCCACGCCGACCTCGGCGCTTCCTCAATTGACGCTGCTGGGCCCCAGCATGGCCCTAGGAGAGAGcgatgaggacgacgacgatgaggaggaggacggcgaagaggaggaggaggaaggtggCGAGAGGCCCACCAGGTTGACCAATCATACAT GTGCAGCGCACAACGAGGAGcccggcgaggaggaggagtctTCCCGCATTATCGACGATGAACAAGAGGACGAGGAGCCCACGCCCGTGGCCGAGAAAGACACCCCCATCCCTCCCGGTAATGGAGATTTCACACAGACGGAGGAGCGggagggggaggaagaggaggcactGAAAGGATCGGAGTTGGAAGAGGAGACAAGGGAGAGAGTCAACGACGAGGAGAAAGAAAATGATCTTGAGGAGAAGGAAACagaagaagagaaggaagatgaagaagaagaggaggaagcagaggaTGACGACgacaccaccaccaccgacCTCCTCAAATACAACAGCTCCCCCGTCAAGATGCACCCCAATAAAACCAACGAGCCCAAAACCAACGGCCACGTCCTTCTGGCTTCAGAGGGGCCAGACGCCCACCTGCTCCCCACACCTGAGCCTCACCTTTGCCCCCTGGTGGAGTCTGAGCTCAGCTACACCGACAGGGATCTCTCGCTCAGCTCTGGCTACGAGATGTTCAACGGCGAGGCGGGCGAGCCGGGACTCACCAACGGCTCGGGCGAGCGCCCGAGGGGCACCGTGGCGCTCTTTCCAGAGTTGCCTCTGGATCCGGAGCCTGGAAGTCCCGTAAGCGGGGGGACGGGCGACACTGGAGGGGGGAAGTCGCCCGACAGCCCCGCGGCAGACCGCAGCCGCACCGTATCGTCATCCAGCACGGGCGACACGCCTAAAG CGCGAGCCCGAGCTGCAGACCTCCTGATCAACCCACTTGACCCCCACAACGCCGAATCTATCCGAGTGAAAATAGCTGACCTTGGAAATGCCTGCTGGGTG CACAAGCACTTTACGGAGGACATCCAGACGAGACAGTACCGCTCCATCGAAGTGCTGATAGGAGCTGGTTACAGCACTCCTGCCGACATTTGGAGCACCGCCTGCATG GCCTTTGAGCTGGCCACGGGGGACTACCTGTTCGAGCCCCATTCTGGCGAGGACTACTCGAGGGATGAGG ACCACATAGCCCACATCATAGAACTTCTGGGCTGTATCCCAAGGCACTTTGCGCTCTCCGGAAAATATTCCCGAGAGTTCTTCAACAGAAGAG GCGAGCTGCGGCACATCACCAAGCTGAAGCCGTGGTCTCTGTTCGACGTGCTGGTGGAGAAGTATGGCTGGGCTCACGAGGACGCCAGCCACTTCACCCAATTCCTGCTGCCCATGCTGGAGATGGTGCCTGAGAAGAGGGCGTCTGCGGGCGAATGCCTCAACCACGCGTGGCTTAACTCGTAG